A stretch of Campylobacter showae DNA encodes these proteins:
- a CDS encoding M16 family metallopeptidase has product MLIKYSKTKLKNGFEIYHIPASKGSSVISVDVFYRVGSRNETMGKSGIAHMLEHLNFKSTKNMKAGEFDEIVKGFGGVNNASTGFDYTHYFVKCSKGNLDEALRLYADIMENLSLKDKEFQPERDVVTEERRWRTDNSPIGFLYFTLFNVAFSYHPYHWTPIGFIGDIRNWSIEDIKEFHETYYQPQNAILLISGDIDKKSAFELGKKHFENIKNKKPLPKLHCIEPEQNGAKRAEIYKDSEVEMLALAFKIPSFNHKDQTRLGALAEYLGNGQSSVLQRVLIDEKCLVNSVDVYNMSNIDESLLIVLAVCNPGVKAEAVEDEIWRVLENAKTQKIDEDEITKIKNSLKSDLIYSLDSASKVANLYGSYLVRGDIKPLFELPEKTAALKPADLNEICKKYVRKEKSTTIILRKEKSE; this is encoded by the coding sequence ATGCTTATAAAATACTCCAAAACAAAGCTCAAAAACGGCTTTGAAATCTATCACATCCCCGCTAGTAAGGGCTCTAGCGTCATCAGCGTGGACGTGTTTTACCGCGTGGGCTCGCGAAACGAAACGATGGGCAAAAGCGGCATCGCACACATGCTAGAGCACCTAAATTTTAAATCCACGAAAAATATGAAAGCGGGCGAATTTGACGAGATCGTAAAGGGATTTGGCGGCGTAAATAACGCTAGCACGGGCTTTGATTATACGCATTATTTCGTCAAATGCTCAAAAGGCAACCTAGATGAGGCTCTTAGGCTTTACGCCGATATAATGGAAAATTTGAGCCTAAAAGATAAAGAATTTCAGCCCGAGCGCGACGTCGTGACCGAGGAGCGCAGATGGCGCACGGACAACTCTCCGATCGGCTTTTTGTACTTTACGCTCTTTAACGTCGCTTTTAGTTATCACCCGTACCACTGGACTCCGATCGGCTTTATCGGCGATATCAGAAACTGGAGCATAGAGGATATAAAAGAATTTCACGAGACGTACTATCAGCCGCAAAACGCGATCCTGCTAATCAGCGGCGACATCGACAAAAAAAGCGCGTTTGAACTAGGTAAAAAGCACTTTGAAAATATAAAAAACAAAAAACCGCTACCTAAGTTGCACTGTATCGAGCCTGAGCAAAACGGCGCAAAAAGAGCTGAAATTTACAAAGATAGCGAAGTAGAGATGCTAGCGCTCGCCTTTAAAATCCCGTCGTTTAATCACAAGGATCAGACGCGTCTGGGCGCGCTAGCCGAGTATCTAGGTAACGGACAAAGCTCGGTTTTACAGCGCGTTTTGATAGATGAAAAATGTCTCGTAAACAGCGTGGACGTCTATAATATGAGCAACATCGACGAGAGCTTGCTCATCGTGCTAGCCGTTTGTAATCCTGGCGTCAAGGCCGAGGCCGTAGAGGATGAGATCTGGCGAGTGCTCGAAAACGCAAAAACGCAAAAAATAGACGAGGACGAGATAACTAAGATAAAAAATAGCTTAAAAAGCGATCTCATTTACTCGCTAGATAGCGCGTCGAAGGTAGCAAATTTATACGGTAGTTATCTTGTTAGAGGCGATATAAAGCCGCTTTTTGAGCTACCCGAAAAAACAGCCGCGCTAAAACCTGCCGATCTAAACGAAATCTGCAAAAAATATGTAAGAAAAGAAAAATCCACGACGATCATCCTAAGAAAGGAAAAAAGTGAATAA
- the rseP gene encoding RIP metalloprotease RseP, translating to MKSIIFVAVLLAVGIYAYSWHFLITVLVISFLIFFHELGHFLAARMLKVGVLKFSVGFGQSVYSKTIGGTEYAIGAIPLGGYVSLKGQEDAKPGLKNEDADSYTILSPLGRIFILFAGPFFNFALAFFIFIALGHIGVERLAPTVGKVLENSAAASAGLQKGDKILNINGIKISEWDEISKNVNLTSTAITLERAGEIKTINLTPKIGQSMTIFGEKIEKPLIGISPSGEAVTIRNTGFSSLKFALVETVNASKLIFTGLEKLIVGVVPLKEMGGIIQITDITSKAAGIGVSTLLIIAALISVNLGVLNLLPIPALDGGHIFFNLYELIFRREMNEKVYIGLTYCGWAFLLCLMAFAAFNDVMRLSGAGQ from the coding sequence TTGAAAAGCATTATCTTTGTGGCGGTATTGCTAGCCGTCGGCATTTATGCGTATTCTTGGCACTTTTTGATCACGGTTTTGGTGATTAGCTTTCTTATATTTTTCCACGAGCTTGGCCACTTTCTCGCCGCTCGCATGCTAAAAGTGGGCGTTTTAAAATTTAGCGTGGGCTTTGGCCAGAGCGTCTACTCAAAAACCATCGGTGGCACCGAGTACGCTATCGGCGCGATACCGCTTGGCGGCTACGTGAGCCTAAAAGGGCAAGAGGACGCCAAGCCGGGGCTAAAAAACGAGGACGCCGACAGCTACACTATACTTAGCCCGCTAGGACGCATTTTCATCCTTTTTGCCGGGCCGTTTTTTAACTTCGCTTTGGCGTTTTTTATCTTTATCGCGCTCGGACATATCGGCGTAGAAAGGCTAGCGCCTACTGTGGGCAAAGTACTGGAAAACTCCGCTGCGGCAAGCGCCGGACTACAAAAAGGCGATAAAATTTTAAACATAAACGGCATCAAAATCAGCGAATGGGACGAGATAAGTAAAAACGTAAATTTAACCTCCACCGCGATCACGCTCGAGCGCGCGGGCGAAATAAAAACGATAAATTTGACGCCTAAAATCGGGCAAAGCATGACGATATTTGGCGAAAAGATAGAAAAACCGCTCATCGGCATTTCGCCATCAGGCGAGGCCGTCACGATACGAAACACCGGCTTTAGCTCGCTCAAATTTGCGCTCGTTGAGACCGTAAACGCCTCAAAGCTCATATTTACGGGACTTGAAAAGCTCATCGTTGGCGTCGTGCCGCTAAAAGAGATGGGCGGCATCATCCAGATCACCGACATCACCTCAAAGGCCGCAGGCATCGGCGTCTCGACCCTACTCATCATCGCCGCGCTGATCTCCGTAAATTTAGGCGTTCTAAACCTGCTGCCTATCCCGGCGCTTGACGGCGGACACATATTTTTCAACCTTTACGAGCTCATTTTCCGCCGCGAGATGAACGAAAAAGTCTATATCGGCCTCACCTACTGCGGCTGGGCGTTTTTGCTCTGCCTGATGGCGTTTGCGGCCTTTAACGACGTGATGCGCCTAAGCGGAGCGGGACAATGA
- a CDS encoding YggS family pyridoxal phosphate-dependent enzyme, with translation MKLAQILERIENARTGEAVKLIAVSKNVTTKEVLELLEQGQTSFGENRVQELKNKSEILSNLPIEWHFIGRLQSNKINHLLALKPALWQSCESVEAALAVDKRLVCELPCLLQINSAHEDSKQGISPEAAQDAFLQIAQECKFLKPIGVMSIGAHVDDEKVVKKSFETTRKIYENLQSKGAQICSMGMSGDFELAIKCGSNMIRLGSILYS, from the coding sequence ATGAAGCTCGCGCAAATTTTAGAACGCATCGAAAATGCACGCACGGGCGAAGCGGTGAAGCTAATTGCCGTGAGCAAAAACGTAACGACCAAAGAGGTTTTGGAGCTTCTTGAACAGGGGCAAACGAGCTTTGGCGAAAACCGCGTGCAAGAGCTCAAAAACAAGAGCGAAATTTTATCAAATTTGCCGATCGAGTGGCACTTCATCGGGCGACTTCAAAGCAACAAAATAAACCACCTGCTAGCGCTCAAACCCGCTCTTTGGCAAAGCTGCGAGAGCGTAGAGGCCGCGCTTGCGGTAGATAAGAGGCTTGTTTGCGAGCTACCATGCCTGCTGCAAATAAACTCGGCCCACGAAGATAGCAAACAAGGCATCTCGCCAGAAGCCGCGCAGGATGCGTTTTTACAAATCGCGCAAGAGTGTAAATTTTTAAAACCTATCGGCGTTATGAGTATCGGCGCGCACGTTGATGACGAGAAAGTCGTCAAAAAAAGCTTTGAGACGACGCGTAAAATTTATGAAAATTTGCAATCAAAGGGCGCGCAAATTTGCTCGATGGGCATGAGCGGGGATTTTGAGCTCGCGATAAAATGCGGCTCTAATATGATTCGTTTGGGGTCGATTTTGTATAGTTAA
- a CDS encoding AI-2E family transporter: MIYLASFVVVAAGLKAASVVVLPFLMAVFIAIVATPAINALEKLKFPRVLAFALVTAVVFLSLGFIANTVLKTINGLVSYMPELQSKFKALADHYHHILASRGLIDPNSVAAPADFDINKLFAVLGGFLRSGTELASKSFFVFLLVTFMLFEVQVFSQKVEYFASKNPQTNQIVDTFISNLKRYLAIKSAASFATGVFIFIGLNFIGVPYAPLWGILAFVLNFVPTIGSIIAAVPALLVALLLNDAAACAWTAALYAVVNVVIGNFIEPKFLGKGLGISTLVVLLSLLFWGFLFGIGGMFLAVPLTMSLKIALDANPSTKFIAVLLSDKLER, from the coding sequence ATAATCTATCTAGCGAGCTTCGTCGTGGTAGCAGCCGGACTAAAGGCCGCTAGCGTCGTCGTGCTGCCCTTTTTGATGGCGGTTTTTATCGCTATCGTGGCGACGCCTGCGATAAATGCGCTTGAAAAGCTCAAATTTCCCCGCGTTTTAGCCTTTGCGCTCGTTACCGCGGTCGTGTTTTTATCGCTTGGTTTTATCGCAAACACCGTGCTAAAGACCATCAACGGATTGGTTAGCTATATGCCCGAGCTTCAGAGCAAATTTAAAGCCCTAGCCGACCACTATCACCATATCTTAGCTAGCCGCGGCCTCATCGATCCAAACAGCGTCGCGGCGCCCGCAGACTTTGATATCAATAAACTTTTTGCCGTACTGGGCGGATTTTTAAGGAGCGGCACGGAACTTGCCTCAAAGAGCTTTTTTGTCTTTTTGCTTGTTACTTTTATGCTTTTTGAGGTACAGGTATTTTCTCAAAAAGTCGAGTATTTTGCGAGTAAAAATCCGCAAACAAATCAGATCGTAGATACGTTTATATCAAATCTCAAACGCTATCTCGCGATCAAGTCCGCAGCATCGTTTGCGACGGGCGTTTTTATATTTATCGGGCTAAATTTCATCGGCGTGCCTTACGCGCCGCTTTGGGGGATTTTAGCTTTCGTGCTAAATTTTGTCCCGACGATCGGCTCTATCATCGCGGCCGTTCCAGCACTTTTGGTGGCGCTTTTGTTAAACGACGCGGCGGCCTGCGCTTGGACTGCAGCGCTGTATGCGGTCGTAAATGTCGTCATCGGCAACTTTATCGAGCCTAAATTTCTTGGCAAAGGCCTTGGTATTAGCACGCTTGTTGTGCTTTTGAGTCTACTTTTTTGGGGATTTTTGTTCGGCATCGGCGGTATGTTTTTAGCCGTACCGCTTACGATGAGCCTAAAGATCGCGCTTGACGCGAACCCGAGCACGAAATTTATCGCCGTTTTACTCAGTGATAAACTCGAGCGGTAA
- a CDS encoding quinone-dependent dihydroorotate dehydrogenase yields the protein MNYETLKSIFFKFDPETAHKIVEKTLSISDCVFPGLYSIVAKNCVVTDAALSQNLLGTSFLNPVGIAGGFDKNATMLRPLAALGFGHVEFGTVTPKPQEGNAKPRLFRLIEEESIQNAMGFNNEGADALSARVGKLYPFAIPLFANIGKNKITPNEEAIKDYEVLVAKFNEICDCFVINVSSPNTPNLRELQEDSFIKDLFARLTPIAKKPIIFKIAPDMDDDKAVRICKTAVESGAKGVIVNNTSVDYSLSKSPNLQNFGGLSGKVIAKRSRELFSAVASELYGKTVLIASGGIDSAEEAYARIKSGANLVQIYTSFIFKGPSIAKQINEGILKLLKEDNFASISEAVGCDIKNKI from the coding sequence TTGAATTACGAAACGCTAAAATCCATATTTTTTAAATTTGACCCCGAAACCGCTCACAAAATCGTCGAAAAAACGCTAAGTATCTCAGACTGCGTGTTCCCGGGCCTTTATAGCATCGTCGCTAAAAACTGCGTCGTTACGGACGCGGCTCTTTCGCAAAATTTGCTAGGAACCAGCTTTTTAAATCCGGTAGGAATCGCCGGTGGCTTTGATAAAAACGCCACCATGCTGCGTCCGCTGGCAGCGCTCGGGTTTGGGCACGTGGAGTTTGGCACCGTGACGCCAAAACCGCAAGAGGGCAACGCAAAACCGCGCCTTTTTCGCTTAATCGAAGAAGAGAGTATACAAAACGCGATGGGCTTTAACAACGAGGGCGCAGACGCTCTGAGCGCGCGCGTCGGTAAGCTCTATCCGTTTGCGATACCGCTTTTTGCAAACATCGGCAAAAACAAAATCACGCCAAACGAAGAAGCGATCAAAGACTATGAAGTTTTAGTCGCTAAATTTAACGAAATTTGCGACTGCTTCGTCATCAACGTCTCCTCGCCAAACACCCCAAACCTACGCGAATTGCAAGAAGATAGCTTTATAAAAGACCTCTTTGCGCGCCTTACGCCGATCGCAAAAAAACCGATAATCTTTAAAATCGCGCCCGATATGGACGACGACAAAGCCGTGCGGATCTGCAAAACGGCCGTAGAAAGCGGCGCAAAAGGCGTCATCGTAAATAATACGAGCGTTGATTATTCGCTATCAAAGTCGCCAAATTTGCAAAATTTCGGCGGACTAAGCGGCAAGGTCATCGCCAAACGCTCTCGTGAGCTTTTTAGCGCGGTAGCTAGCGAGCTTTACGGCAAGACGGTTTTGATCGCAAGCGGCGGTATAGACAGCGCCGAGGAGGCATACGCGCGCATAAAATCAGGCGCAAATTTGGTTCAAATTTACACTTCCTTTATATTTAAAGGCCCAAGCATCGCAAAACAGATAAACGAAGGTATTTTAAAGCTTTTAAAAGAGGATAATTTCGCCTCGATTAGCGAAGCGGTGGGCTGCGATATAAAAAACAAAATTTAA
- a CDS encoding enoyl-ACP reductase: MNCENEFKGKTLVISGGTRGIGRAIVEEFAAKGVNIAFTYNSNEELAKTQAAELEATYDIKARAYALNILEPETYKDLFLEIDADFDRVDFFVSNAIISGRPVAGGYTKFMKLRPRGINNIFTATVNAFVVGAQEAAKRMEKTGGGSIISLSSTGNLVYIENYAGHGTAKAAVEAMARYAATELGEKNIRVNVVSGGPIETDALRAFTNYEEVRDKTAELSPLNRMGQPTDIAGACLFLCSSKASWVTGHTFIIDGGTTFK; the protein is encoded by the coding sequence ATGAACTGCGAAAACGAATTTAAAGGCAAAACTCTAGTAATCAGCGGCGGAACGCGCGGTATCGGACGCGCCATCGTTGAGGAATTCGCCGCAAAGGGCGTAAATATCGCCTTTACATATAACTCAAACGAAGAGCTAGCCAAGACCCAAGCCGCCGAGCTCGAGGCGACATACGACATAAAAGCCAGAGCCTACGCGCTAAATATACTAGAACCCGAGACCTACAAAGATCTATTTTTAGAGATCGACGCCGACTTTGACCGCGTAGATTTTTTTGTCTCAAACGCCATCATCTCGGGTCGCCCGGTAGCAGGCGGATATACGAAATTTATGAAACTTCGCCCTCGCGGTATCAATAATATTTTCACCGCGACAGTAAATGCATTCGTCGTAGGCGCGCAAGAAGCGGCAAAACGCATGGAAAAAACGGGCGGCGGCAGCATCATCTCGCTATCATCGACTGGCAATCTCGTCTATATCGAAAACTACGCAGGCCACGGCACCGCAAAAGCCGCGGTAGAAGCTATGGCGCGCTACGCGGCGACCGAGCTTGGCGAAAAAAATATCCGCGTAAACGTCGTTAGCGGCGGCCCGATCGAGACGGACGCGCTTAGGGCTTTTACGAACTACGAGGAAGTACGCGACAAAACGGCCGAGCTAAGCCCGCTAAACCGCATGGGTCAGCCTACGGATATCGCCGGCGCATGTTTGTTTCTGTGCAGCTCGAAAGCTAGCTGGGTGACGGGCCACACCTTCATCATCGACGGCGGTACAACATTTAAATGA
- the pgsA gene encoding CDP-diacylglycerol--glycerol-3-phosphate 3-phosphatidyltransferase yields MSLNLPNALAFLRVFLAPLMFWLLLSVNSFSGVHVSWMNYFAALVFVIASVTDFFDGFIARAWDQKTKLGAVIDPLADKMLTLGAFLGLMMIDRASPWAVYLILVREFFITGFRVVMAGEGVEVAASMAGKVKTVCQMVAIGFLTMQWPFGEFLLWLSVALTLYSGFEYVNAYVNHVKNQAKKA; encoded by the coding sequence ATGAGCCTAAATTTACCAAACGCCCTAGCGTTCCTGCGCGTATTTCTAGCACCCTTGATGTTTTGGCTTCTACTTAGCGTAAATTCCTTCTCAGGCGTGCATGTTAGCTGGATGAACTACTTTGCCGCTCTTGTGTTCGTGATCGCTAGCGTCACGGACTTTTTCGACGGATTTATCGCGCGCGCATGGGATCAAAAGACCAAGCTTGGAGCCGTCATCGACCCGCTTGCGGATAAAATGCTAACGCTTGGCGCATTTTTAGGGCTCATGATGATAGACCGCGCGAGCCCTTGGGCCGTGTATCTCATCCTCGTTCGCGAGTTTTTTATCACGGGATTTCGCGTCGTGATGGCGGGCGAAGGCGTAGAGGTCGCCGCGTCGATGGCGGGCAAGGTCAAAACCGTCTGCCAGATGGTAGCGATCGGCTTTTTAACCATGCAGTGGCCTTTTGGCGAGTTTTTGCTCTGGCTTAGCGTCGCACTGACGCTGTATTCGGGCTTTGAGTACGTAAACGCTTATGTAAATCACGTTAAAAATCAAGCCAAAAAGGCGTAA
- the dapA gene encoding 4-hydroxy-tetrahydrodipicolinate synthase codes for MTALITPFKDGKLDEIGYEKLIKRQIANGIDAVVPVGTTGESATLTHDEHRICIEIAVNTCKNTGVKVLAGAGSNATHEAVGLAKFAQDHGADGILSVAPYYNKPTQEGLYRHYKAIASSVEIPVLLYNVPGRVGVDIQPCTVFRLFKECENVYGVKEATGSIERCVDLLAHEPGLSVISGEDAINYPILSNGGKGVISVTANLLPDEISNLTHFALKGEFARAKAINDDLYAVNKIMFCESNPIPVKAAMYIAGLISSLEYRLPLCEPSAENLKKIEQTIKQYNIKGF; via the coding sequence ATGACGGCGCTGATTACGCCTTTTAAAGACGGTAAACTAGACGAAATCGGTTATGAAAAATTAATCAAAAGACAAATAGCAAACGGCATCGACGCAGTCGTACCAGTCGGCACCACAGGCGAGAGTGCGACGCTAACGCACGACGAGCATAGGATCTGTATCGAGATCGCCGTAAATACCTGCAAAAACACGGGTGTAAAAGTACTTGCCGGTGCCGGCAGTAACGCCACTCACGAGGCGGTAGGTTTAGCAAAATTTGCTCAAGATCACGGCGCAGACGGTATCCTATCGGTAGCGCCATACTACAACAAACCGACGCAAGAAGGCCTCTATCGCCACTATAAAGCAATCGCCTCAAGCGTCGAAATCCCGGTACTACTCTATAACGTCCCGGGCCGCGTGGGTGTAGATATCCAGCCGTGCACGGTTTTTAGGCTATTTAAAGAGTGCGAGAATGTTTACGGCGTAAAAGAGGCCACGGGTAGTATCGAGCGCTGCGTCGATCTACTCGCGCACGAGCCTGGTCTGTCCGTCATCAGCGGCGAGGACGCGATAAACTATCCGATCCTCTCAAACGGCGGCAAGGGCGTGATCTCGGTCACGGCAAATTTGCTCCCGGATGAGATCTCAAATTTGACTCACTTTGCGCTAAAAGGCGAGTTTGCGCGCGCAAAAGCCATAAACGATGATCTGTATGCGGTAAATAAAATAATGTTTTGCGAGAGCAATCCTATCCCGGTCAAAGCCGCGATGTATATCGCCGGGCTCATATCAAGCCTCGAGTACCGCTTGCCGCTTTGTGAGCCGAGTGCCGAAAATCTCAAAAAAATCGAACAAACCATAAAGCAATATAACATAAAAGGATTTTAA
- the cysS gene encoding cysteine--tRNA ligase, whose translation MQIFDSVKRKKVEFEPVKSDFVRIYVCGPTVYDDAHLGHAKSAISFDLLRRTLSELGYKVKFVRNYTDIDDKILKKMSESGESLEAITDRYIASYERDMSALNVLEPDVKPKATQTLKEMIGYIEILLKNGFAYEIADDGIYFDTAKDAEYLSLSGKFDTEANVARVESNLQKEDKKDFVLWKFDEKWYESPFGRGRPGWHTECVAMIKKHLSSGEKFEIDIHAGGLDLLFPHHENEAAQCRCAEHKNLAKYWLHNGFIQVNNEKMSKSLGNSFFVKDALERNLGEAVRFYLISSHYRANFNFSEDDLNAAKKRLDKIYRLKKRVLGAAANLSANDKFKSDFMSAMGDDLNTSKALASVDEFVRSANDELDANPKDKAKKSEIAANLELIARVLGILQVDVFEYFQFGVSDEKRAYIEDLINQRNEAKAAKNYELSDKIRDMLAANGISLMDTLSGCMWEKI comes from the coding sequence ATGCAAATTTTTGATAGCGTAAAGAGAAAAAAAGTAGAATTTGAGCCCGTAAAAAGCGACTTCGTTCGCATTTACGTTTGCGGGCCGACGGTTTATGACGATGCGCATTTGGGACACGCTAAAAGCGCGATTAGCTTTGATTTGCTTAGGCGCACGCTAAGCGAGCTTGGATACAAGGTCAAATTCGTGCGAAACTACACCGACATCGACGATAAAATTTTAAAGAAAATGAGCGAGAGCGGCGAAAGTTTAGAAGCGATCACGGATAGATACATCGCAAGCTACGAGCGCGATATGAGTGCGCTTAACGTGCTTGAGCCGGATGTAAAGCCAAAAGCGACGCAGACGCTAAAAGAGATGATAGGCTACATCGAAATTTTGCTAAAAAACGGCTTTGCTTACGAGATCGCGGACGACGGCATATACTTTGACACCGCAAAAGACGCGGAGTATCTGAGCTTGAGCGGCAAATTTGACACCGAAGCAAACGTCGCTCGCGTCGAGTCAAATTTGCAAAAAGAGGACAAAAAAGACTTCGTGCTGTGGAAATTTGACGAGAAATGGTACGAAAGTCCGTTTGGCCGCGGACGCCCAGGCTGGCATACCGAGTGCGTCGCGATGATAAAAAAGCACCTAAGTAGCGGCGAAAAATTTGAGATCGATATCCACGCGGGCGGGCTTGATTTGCTATTTCCTCACCACGAAAACGAGGCCGCGCAGTGCCGCTGCGCCGAGCATAAAAACCTGGCTAAATACTGGCTACACAACGGCTTTATCCAAGTAAATAACGAAAAAATGAGTAAGAGCCTGGGAAATAGCTTTTTCGTTAAAGACGCGCTGGAGCGAAATTTGGGCGAGGCGGTGAGATTTTATCTGATCTCGAGTCACTACAGAGCGAATTTTAACTTTAGCGAAGACGATCTAAACGCGGCAAAAAAGCGCCTAGATAAAATTTACCGCCTAAAAAAACGGGTTCTTGGCGCGGCGGCAAATTTGAGCGCAAACGATAAATTTAAGAGCGATTTTATGTCCGCGATGGGGGACGATCTAAACACCTCAAAAGCCCTTGCGAGCGTAGATGAGTTTGTCCGCAGCGCAAACGACGAGCTAGACGCAAATCCTAAAGATAAAGCCAAAAAAAGCGAAATCGCGGCAAATTTGGAGCTGATAGCGCGGGTGCTAGGCATCTTGCAAGTAGACGTGTTTGAGTATTTTCAGTTTGGCGTGAGCGACGAAAAGCGAGCATATATCGAGGATCTGATAAATCAAAGAAACGAGGCCAAAGCGGCCAAAAACTATGAGCTATCCGATAAAATCCGCGATATGCTAGCCGCAAACGGCATCAGCCTCATGGATACGCTAAGCGGCTGCATGTGGGAAAAGATATGA
- a CDS encoding ABC transporter ATP-binding protein: MKQMSLKEVLRRFAPYFRDYISYFIIAIAGMLMASGGTAASAWVIEPVLNKIFIEKNKDLLYLLPYAIIAIYFLKGLGTFLQAYFTAYIGQDIVRRFREKLLKNLLNLDMKFFNDYRTGELISRNINDIDRIRSIVSSMIPELIREAITIVGLLCVVLYQSLQLAFFALVIMPAAVYPLSRLAKKMKKISRASQEKTSDISSKLSEIFTNIEIIKANNAQEFEHAKFTAENAKFFKLNLKSVKVNEMVSPMMEIFGSVGVAAVVIIGGKEVIDGNLTMGSFFSFLTALFMLYTPIKRISGLYNKMQDAVVAAERTFELLDKEPQILSGDKPVPAEINLINFKDVRLNYDDKEVLKGVNLSASKSQTVALVGSSGGGKSSIVNLLMRFYDVNGGAIEINGENIKNFDLGSLRQNIGLVTQRVYIFNDTVANNVAYGREYDEAKVELALKTANAYDFVSNLPEGAQTVLNEFGTNLSGGQRQRIAIARALYDDPQILIFDEATSALDNESEQQITKAIANLQKEKIIFIIAHRLSTVQNADKIAVISDGKVVGFDTDEALSKSCEIYAKLKGEALV, translated from the coding sequence ATGAAGCAGATGAGCCTAAAAGAGGTTTTGCGGCGGTTTGCGCCCTATTTTAGGGATTATATTTCGTATTTTATCATCGCGATCGCCGGCATGCTGATGGCTAGCGGCGGCACTGCGGCGTCGGCGTGGGTGATCGAACCCGTGCTAAATAAGATTTTTATCGAAAAAAACAAAGACCTGCTTTATCTTTTGCCTTACGCCATCATCGCGATTTACTTTTTAAAGGGGCTTGGCACGTTTTTACAGGCCTATTTTACGGCGTACATCGGGCAGGATATCGTGAGGAGATTTCGCGAAAAGCTACTAAAAAACCTGCTAAATTTGGATATGAAGTTTTTTAACGACTACCGCACGGGTGAGCTAATCAGCCGAAATATCAACGACATCGACCGCATCAGAAGCATCGTTAGCTCCATGATCCCAGAGCTAATCCGTGAGGCTATCACGATCGTCGGGCTACTTTGCGTAGTGCTTTATCAGAGCCTTCAGCTTGCGTTTTTTGCGCTAGTTATCATGCCTGCAGCCGTCTATCCGCTCTCAAGACTCGCAAAAAAGATGAAAAAAATCTCCCGCGCCTCACAGGAAAAGACCTCCGACATCAGCTCTAAGCTGAGCGAAATTTTTACCAACATCGAAATCATCAAAGCAAACAACGCACAGGAGTTTGAGCACGCCAAATTTACCGCCGAAAACGCTAAATTTTTCAAGCTAAATTTAAAAAGCGTAAAAGTAAACGAGATGGTGAGTCCGATGATGGAAATTTTCGGCTCCGTGGGCGTAGCGGCAGTCGTCATCATCGGCGGCAAAGAGGTCATAGACGGAAATTTGACGATGGGAAGCTTCTTTTCGTTTCTAACCGCGCTTTTCATGCTTTACACGCCTATTAAACGCATTTCAGGCCTTTATAACAAGATGCAAGACGCCGTGGTCGCGGCCGAGAGAACCTTTGAGCTACTTGATAAAGAGCCTCAAATTTTAAGCGGCGACAAGCCCGTGCCGGCTGAAATAAATTTGATAAATTTTAAAGACGTCAGACTAAACTACGACGATAAAGAGGTGCTAAAAGGCGTAAATCTAAGCGCGAGCAAGTCTCAAACCGTCGCACTAGTGGGCAGTAGCGGCGGCGGAAAAAGCTCGATCGTAAATCTACTCATGAGATTTTACGACGTAAACGGCGGAGCGATCGAGATAAACGGCGAAAATATCAAAAATTTCGATCTAGGTTCGCTTAGACAAAATATCGGCCTAGTTACCCAGCGCGTCTATATCTTTAACGACACGGTCGCAAACAACGTCGCCTACGGCCGCGAATACGACGAAGCCAAAGTCGAGCTCGCGCTAAAAACGGCAAATGCGTATGATTTCGTGTCAAATTTACCCGAGGGCGCGCAGACCGTTTTAAATGAATTCGGTACCAATCTCTCAGGCGGCCAGCGCCAGCGTATCGCCATCGCCCGCGCGCTTTACGACGACCCGCAGATTTTGATATTTGACGAGGCTACGAGCGCTCTGGATAACGAAAGCGAGCAGCAGATAACCAAAGCCATCGCGAATTTACAAAAAGAAAAGATAATATTTATCATCGCGCACCGCCTAAGCACGGTGCAAAACGCGGATAAGATCGCCGTTATCAGCGACGGAAAAGTGGTCGGTTTTGATACCGACGAGGCGCTTAGCAAGAGCTGCGAAATTTACGCGAAACTAAAAGGCGAAGCCCTTGTTTAA